TTTTCCATTTAAGCAATATTTTAATTCAGATGAAAAACTTAAAAACATAGCACTTAAAGCATATGAAAATAGCGATTTAAATTGCCACAATTGTCATATTGGAAGAATGATAACAGGAGATACATTTATAGCGGATACAGACTTAAAATATAGATTGATAAACGAATATAGTGCATATTGTGTAGAGATGGAAGGCGCAGCAATAGCACATATATCTGATATAAACAATGTTCCATTTTTAATAGTAAGAAGTATTTCTGACAATGCAGATGATAATGCAGCAATTGCATATAAAGAATTTGAAATAATAGCTTCAAGTAACTCTGCAAAATTAGTTATAAATATGCTAGATCTTATGTAAAATAAAACAATTCAATTAAGCTGTATCAAATTTATTAATACTAAAATGTATATACCAAACTTCTATATGCATCTATTATATTAATATTTTGATACAGTATTTTTTATATTATTTTGATATGAATTTTAGAAAAGGAGAATGACATGACTGAAAAAGAAAAATTATTAAATGGAGATTATTATAATACTAGGGATAGTGAACTTATAATTATGTATAAAAAGGCAAGAGAATTAATCAACAAGTTTAATGCTGAAATGATAGAAAATTCAAATGAAATTCTTAAAGATTTACTTGGAAATATAGAAGAAGGGGTTTGGATAGAGAAGTCTTTTTTCTGTGACTATGGAAAACATATTTCAGTAGGTCAAAATACATTTATAAATTATAATTGTACATTTTTAGACTGTAATAAGATAACTATAGGAAAAAATGTATTAATAGGGCCAGGAACTGGAATTTATACAGCTACGCATCCTATAGATCACAAAGAAAGGTTAAATTTAAATAAAGAAGGAGAAGCACCATACAAAACTTATGCACTTCCTGTAAAGATAGGAGATAATGTTTGGATAGGCGGAAATGTAAGCATAATGCCTGGAGTGACTATAGGCGACAATAGTGTTATAGGAGCTGGAAGTGTTGTTACAAAGTCAGTACCTAACAATGTAG
The nucleotide sequence above comes from Paraclostridium bifermentans. Encoded proteins:
- a CDS encoding 5'-methylthioadenosine/adenosylhomocysteine nucleosidase: MIGIIGSTSIEIQSIKDNMFIERKEKYAGFDFYICKYKELDIIVTSCSVGKVNASSCTQILIDKFNVEKIINTGIAGSLNENVKLGDIVISDDITYHDVRPIQMKNCFPFKQYFNSDEKLKNIALKAYENSDLNCHNCHIGRMITGDTFIADTDLKYRLINEYSAYCVEMEGAAIAHISDINNVPFLIVRSISDNADDNAAIAYKEFEIIASSNSAKLVINMLDLM
- a CDS encoding sugar O-acetyltransferase, whose amino-acid sequence is MTEKEKLLNGDYYNTRDSELIIMYKKARELINKFNAEMIENSNEILKDLLGNIEEGVWIEKSFFCDYGKHISVGQNTFINYNCTFLDCNKITIGKNVLIGPGTGIYTATHPIDHKERLNLNKEGEAPYKTYALPVKIGDNVWIGGNVSIMPGVTIGDNSVIGAGSVVTKSVPNNVVVAGNPCRIIKNIE